From Piliocolobus tephrosceles isolate RC106 chromosome 16, ASM277652v3, whole genome shotgun sequence, the proteins below share one genomic window:
- the LOC111521248 gene encoding neuferricin isoform X1 — MLRLGGRGLLLGLAVAAAAVLAARLMGWWGPRAGFRLFIPEELSRYRGRPGDPGLYLALLGRVYDVSSGRRHYEPGSHYSGFAGRDASRAFVTGDYSEAGLVDDISDLSSSEMLTLQNWLSFYEKNYVCVGRVIGRFYGEDGLPTPALTQVEAMITRGVEANKLELQEKQTFPPCNAEWSSARGSRLWCSQKSGGVSRDWIGVPRKLYKPGAKEPRCVCVRTTGPPSDQMPDNPPHRNRGDLDHPNLAEYTGCPPLAITCSFPL; from the exons ATGCTGAGGCTCGGAGGCCGTGGGCTTTTGTTGGGCCTGGCTGTAGCCGCAGCAGCGGTGCTGGCAGCACGGCTTATGGGCTGGTGGGGTCCCCGCGCTGGCTTTCGCCTTTTCATACCGGAGGAGCTGTCTCGCTATCGCGGCCGCCCAGGGGACCCGGGCCTGTACTTGGCGTTGCTCGGCCGCGTCTACGATGTGTCCTCCGGCCGGAGGCACTACGAGCCTGGGTCCCACTATAGTGGCTTCGCAG GCCGAGATGCATCCAGAGCATTTGTGACCGGAGACTATTCTGAAGCAGGCCTTGTGGATGATATATCTGATTTGTCATCTTCTGAGATGCTGACACTTCAAAATTGGCTTTCATTCTATGAGAAGAATTATGTATGTGTTG GAAGGGTGATAGGACGCTTCTACGGAGAGGATGGGCTGCCTACCCCGGCACTGACCCAGGTAGAAGCCATGATCACCAGAGGCGTGGAGGCAAACAAACTAGAACTGCAAGAGAAGCAGACATTCCCGCCGTGCAACGCAGAGTGGAGCTCAGCCAGGGGCAGTCGGCTCTGGTGCTCCCAGAAGAG TGGAGGCGTGAGCAGAGACTGGATTGGTGTCCCCAGGAAGCTGTATAAGCCAGGTGCCAAGGAGCCCCGCTGCGTGTGTGTGAGAACCACTGGCCCCCCTAGTGACCAGATGCCGGACAACCCACCACACAGAAATCGTGGGGACCTGGACCACCCAAACTTGGCGGAGTACACAGGCTGCCCACCTCTAGCCATCACATGCTCCTTCCCACTCTAA
- the LOC111521248 gene encoding neuferricin isoform X2, translating to MLTLQNWLSFYEKNYVCVGRVIGRFYGEDGLPTPALTQVEAMITRGVEANKLELQEKQTFPPCNAEWSSARGSRLWCSQKSGGVSRDWIGVPRKLYKPGAKEPRCVCVRTTGPPSDQMPDNPPHRNRGDLDHPNLAEYTGCPPLAITCSFPL from the exons ATGCTGACACTTCAAAATTGGCTTTCATTCTATGAGAAGAATTATGTATGTGTTG GAAGGGTGATAGGACGCTTCTACGGAGAGGATGGGCTGCCTACCCCGGCACTGACCCAGGTAGAAGCCATGATCACCAGAGGCGTGGAGGCAAACAAACTAGAACTGCAAGAGAAGCAGACATTCCCGCCGTGCAACGCAGAGTGGAGCTCAGCCAGGGGCAGTCGGCTCTGGTGCTCCCAGAAGAG TGGAGGCGTGAGCAGAGACTGGATTGGTGTCCCCAGGAAGCTGTATAAGCCAGGTGCCAAGGAGCCCCGCTGCGTGTGTGTGAGAACCACTGGCCCCCCTAGTGACCAGATGCCGGACAACCCACCACACAGAAATCGTGGGGACCTGGACCACCCAAACTTGGCGGAGTACACAGGCTGCCCACCTCTAGCCATCACATGCTCCTTCCCACTCTAA